The Bombina bombina isolate aBomBom1 chromosome 9, aBomBom1.pri, whole genome shotgun sequence sequence AAGAAGTGCGCTATTTCCAATCAACAGGCACAGTGTAAGCACAGGAATATGTACTAggacttatatatctatatatatttatatatatacagtatatatatatatatatatatatatatatatatatatatatataatcttggcaCGCTAACCTCTGCACGTTTTCTGGATTCCTACTTCCTTCAAACTTCCAAGGTAAAGCCTAACACCACTTCATTAGAAACAGTTATATTAGTGCTTTGTTTGTGGAAGGCAAGCAAAAAATTCCTCTTAATGGTACATGCAATTCAAAATGTGTATATTTAAGAAAGGAAAATAAAAGAGCTTTTCAGTTAACATTCCTTATCTATTTGCTCTGTCTGTGCTGTAAAAACCTCTGTAatcttaaacaacgttccaatttacctctattatcaatttgctttgttcttttggtatcctttgttgaagagtaaacctaggtaggctcaggagcagcaatgctacttgatgattggtggctgcttttATATGCCTCTTATATTTGGCTCATTCAaattgctcagctagctctcagcaatgcattgctgctttggaaccgacttttcaagaaaggatatcaaaaGAGCAAAGCCAAAataaacaaagcaaatgtaataattaaagagaaatgaaaagttgtttaaaattgtatgctctataagaaacatgaaagtttaattctgctaTACTATTGAATACAAATGGCattataaagatattttaatattgaaCAGATATGTTTGATTTCAGAAGAAAAAGAGAAATCAATTTTACTGATCATCATAGCTATACCTACAAATGTACCTATTAACAAATGCAATTTCTTAACTGATAGACAATAAGGCGgttgatttattaaatgttgagcggatatgattcgctgtagcgaatcatctcCGCTCAACTGTGCTAAGTacgaacagcatatgctgtcggcatttaacattgcacaagcaagcaggagctgtcaatcattccgatcggatcgggatgatttcaatccgccacctgaaaggacgacctctgcttcttaacttacgcttCAGGCAAGCGTGAAATTATGGGACTCCGAAGCAGCATTGATTGTTGAGCCATTGCAACAAAAAGTTTATACTATGAAATTTTATCAGATCAAACTATTTGCATCCTTTTAAAATTTTACACAACTAGGAAAtatttagtaacatagtaacaaagtATAGATGAGGTtagaagaagacagaagtccatcatgttcaataaatacaattcctacctGATTTATAATAAAGAAGCTGCCAATTGAACTAACGTTAATACAATTAAAAAGCTGACCCATTTAactcaagcaatcatatccctaaattctgcTTTTATCtggaaatgtatctaagccatttttaaacatatctatggtattggcattctcTAGCTCCTTAGGCAAagtgttccacaattttattgcttttatagagaaaaaacaataacattgctggagattatggggctgatttaccaaatggcgggtggacatgatttgctgtagcgaatcatgtccgcccgacattgctgaatgctgacagcatacgctgtcgggatttaacattgcacaagcagttctgatgaactgtttgtgcaatgccgccccctgcagattcacagccaatcggccgctagcagggggtgtcaattaacccaatcatatccgatcgggttgattgctctctgccgtcttaaagggacagtctacaccagaatttttattgttttaaatgattgataatccctttattacccatttcccagttttgcataactaacacagttataataatatacttttaacctctgtgattatcttctatttaagcctctgcaaactgccccttttttcagttcttttgacagacttgcagtctagccaatcagtgcctgctcccagataacttctcgtgcacgagcacagtgttatctatatgaaatacgtgaactaacaccctctagtggtgaaaaactgttaaaatgcaatctgaaagaggtgggcttcaaggtctaagaaattagcatatgaacctcctaggttaagctttcaactgagaataccaagagaacaaagcaaaattggtgataaaagtaaattggaaaattgtttaaaattacatgctctatctgaatcatgaaagtttattttggcctagactgtccctttaactgctgtttctggcgagcctgaaggctcgcgcggaaacaggggcatgaggggccatttggcccttgataaattggcccctaaatctcctttcctatAGTCTTAAAGTATGACCTCAAACAATTGCCTTGAATAAACAGAATTTCTGCAAACTCTGTGCATGGGCCTTAAATATTTTTGAATATAGTAATCAAATCACCTTTCAAGCACATTTTTTCTAAGGTAAGCAGACataatttggctaacctctcctcatagtttgaAGCCTTCATTCCCATTATTAGGGATTTATATAGCAACAGAATAATGCTTCCTTCCCTTGCATCTATTTCTCATGTAATACTTGCTAGTACCTTATTAGCCTAAGAAAcagttattggtatgggcttgtatgttctagtttgtttcaacgTCTCTCCCATGGGTtcatctcttgtgtatactgaagaaaataaatggATAAGTACCTCAGCCTTCCCCAGTTACTGTTAATCATGGAATCCTTCTCACATTTAATATACCTTTATAttaatttttagatattttttttttacagttaaagggacagtctagtcaacattaaactttcataattcagaaagggcattcaattttaatcaacttttcaattcacttttatcagcaatttttttgttctcctggtattcttagttgaaagctaaacctagctaggctcatatgctattttctaagccattgaaggctgcctcatttttcaatgcatttgacagttcttcacagctaaagggcattagttcatgtgtgccatatagataactttgtactCATGCCCATGGGGTTACATATGAGAgggcactaaaatgcaagtctgtcaaaagaactgaaataagggggcagtctgcagaggcttacatacaaggatAAGGCTATCTTATTGGTCgacacggagaaggcctttgatcgggtcggTTGGGACCATCTGTTCTTCGCTCTAGACCAATTCGGATTCTCAGGATACTTTACCAATTACATACGGTTAATTTATAGCGCTCCTTCATCTGCGGTTATTATCAATAATACGTCTACTCAATGATTTGACTTATTCAGAgggaccagacaaggctgcccactttcccctTTCCTATTTAACATCAGCGTAGAGCCTTTGGCCATCCGATTAAGGCAAGAACTTGATGGGATCTCATTGGCGGATGAGAAATTGGTCCTGCTTCTTTACGCGGATGATCTTTTATTCTATCCAACCTCAAGGTTACTTTACCTATCTTGCAGGCTATTATTCAAGAGTTTGGGGAGATTTCTGGATTTAAGATTAACACCTTAAAATCAGAACTAATGTGGTTATATAAAAATCCCTCACACTATATCAATCACCCCTTCTTAGAGGTCTCCCAGATCACATGTCTCGGCCTCCGATTATCCAGAAACCCGGAAGAGTGGTATAAGTTAAACTATAGGCCGGGGCtggattattgtaaaaaaaaattggaggaATGGACTATGTTGCCCATATCTCTATCTGCTCGTGTGACTTTGATTAAATCAGTCATTTTTCCAAAACTTCTGTACATTTTTCAAAATATCCCTTGGTTCTTACATAAAAAAGATATCATTATATATAATAGAGCATGTTCCAACTTTCTATGGAAAGGAAAGAGGCCGCGGATTGCCTCCCATAGGCTCATGAACTCCAAGCTGTCAGCTGGCCTTGCACTCCCTAACATCCAGATGTATAACCTGGTTATTATATCTAGATTTGCAATAGATTGGTTAACTGGAAAGGATCAAATCTCCTCAGTTACCTGGGAATCCCAGATAGTGGCCCCTTTTCAGCtgaaggccctcctgcattgcccACTCACCTCACTCCCATCTAATATATTTTACTTGTCTACTTTCAAGAATGTTATTGTGGCTTGGCAGAGACTATGTACGGAAATTGATTGTTCCCCTTACGTTTCACAATATCTACCTATTTGCGGCAACCCTGATTTCGGTCCAGGTCTTTCCAACCAGATATTCAAAGATTGGGAGTCAAAAGGTCTTAAAACTATGAGTCAAATACGGGATGCAGAAGGCCATCCATTATTGTTTGCAGAAATTGCAAACAAATTTGATTTAGGTGCACGCAAGTTCTATGCCTACCTTCAAGTCAGGCACTTTTTTCAAGAGCTGCTTACAAAACATGGGAATAACTGGACTATGGGCAAATTACAGACCAGGATTTCTATTTACGCTTCAGGAATGCACGCAATTTCCCCATTATATTTACTTATAAACCAGTAAGCGTCAAGCCTACAGGTGAGTGACATGATTGCAATGTGGGTCACTCAGTTTCCAGATATAAATGATCATACTATTATTGGAagctttaaaataactcaacagagTTGGGTTCCGAAATCATGGAGGGAGTCGCAGATAAAAGTCGGTTTACAGAGATACCTCACACCTGCTATTCTTTCAAAGTGGTACAATACAAGGGTTCTCTGTTCTAGATGCTCGTCAACAGAAGCAGATCTATTTCACTGTTTATGAAGCTGCCCTAAAATATGCCAATATTGGAGGAAAATCTCTTATTGGATGACTGTAGTCCTGGAATTGGATCATAAGCTATCCCCAATTGAAATTTTCTTTCTGGTGAAATTCCAAGGAATAATTAAGAATTATAGTCTgataaatactataattttaaCGGCACGTAACCTCATATTCAAATCTTGGAAGGCCTCTTCAGCACCTACAATGACACAATTTAAAACGGCTTTGATTAATCAATTCACGACAGAGCAGTTTAATATACCATATCCACAAGATAAATATTTGGCCGTATTTTTTAAAAAGTGGGAAACGTTTGTAAGATCTCTGCCCTTAGTACACCTAAAAAAACTGATTAAACCATTTAGAGACTCTGAGTTTGTTTTGATAAATATTCTGGCGGGTCATTTTCCTGGAGACTGGGCAGCTGGCATTGAGTGAACTTCCTGGGGGAGGTggggaggtgagagagaggggaatttttctttttttttttttattgtattttttctttgggggggaaaataattgtaaaagaaaaagaaaaggggaagaacGGTTAGTAATATGATACACTTGTATTTGGTTATTTCATGCACTCGTAGTTGGCCATATATATGGCCGTCCTGTATCATCCTCAGGACATGTATTAATATATGGGGTCTTTTGACTCTTACTCTGACACTTATTGCTATTATTCAAATATGTATGTAATGTTTTATCAATTGTGATGCAATGTTTTACTCcttgtaatttattttgttgtaACTCTCCTATCCTTtgctataaataaagtataaaaaaaaaaaaaaaagatacaaggtaatcacagacgttaaaaaaatatattaatataaccatgaaactgtaaccatcagaaagatagtaacaaaaaacaaaggcgCCCTCCACAGGCTGTCGTAGAGGATAGATGATCACCAGGGTAAGCTCTTCTTAAGAATTGATGGAAAatctgagaaaaaaataaaagagaaaaaggcgctccaatggtgcagaatgttaaaacacagctagatcttccccagaaatgatccccttacaaataaatgggtactcacaaacagagcgcactataatgcagtgttaTTCTTGCAAGCTGGAgtattcagagcccaccagctagctcccaccagattCGATGTGATCTTGAGTCTgggatgaaagaacaaaaatggggagGGAACCAGGgagactccaatggtgcagatggtcactaatgctttcaaagcccccaatatgtgccccttctgtgatggaatactcacatatgctgcgcactataatgcagtgcaagtagtgcaagctggtatatcagagtctaccagctgactcactccaaaGAACATGATCCACAGTCCAGCAAAGGATATGAGACCCCAAAATGAAGCTCgcaaaccaataaaataaattaaaatatcccaaggcaagggatatattttattaaaaagtagtataaaaacaatacaagaaattctGCTACGTGTTTCAAGATGCTGCTGGCACCTTTTCAtcaggcaaaactggggaatgggtaataaagggattttccatatttttaaacaataaaaattctggtgtagactgtcactttaaaaaaaaacaaaaaaaaaaacatttaaggttTTTCTTAGAATCTCCTAcattttaaattttggctaatCTCATGGCtcctttgcatgctttgttacattgctTATATAATTTAAATAGCCTActgtttttcctaatttctcttaacacatttgtatttatttgtattttttttttgtacttttataactatgtgttatgtgttttttttttatctattctaCATAGTTAATGTCATGTTTTATCATACAGCTTCTTTCATCAGTACCACTAATATCATCATAGTAAATCATACTCAAACCCACAACTTCCCAAAACTAGagtataaatagagagagagatatacctAAAACAGGATGATATAGCTACAACTGAAAGCTCCTAACTTACTGAACTAAACAATTTGCAAATACCTGCTGAGAAGGTAATATACAGCTATCAATGTGAGATTGATATATGTGATAAtaggtatactgtatgtatattgatatatatatatatatatatatatatatatatatatatatatatatatatatatatactatatatatatactatatatatactatatatatatatatatatatatatataaatacatacacaaatatacattgaGAGAGAGAGGGAATCAGAAAGAGTAAGAGGCAAAGAAAGAaaacctatttttatatttctattataaTATGCTTTTATTTCCCCAACAGGGATGTCTCATCTTTTTTTCCTGCTTCTTGTGGTTGGAGCTATCTCTGCTCAAGAATCTGGTGAGTTGACATAAGAAGCAGAACTTCTGCTATGTGCTATACTTATAGATTGACAATCTccttttgggggatttttttttttagaaagatctATATGTTTTCCAATAACTTTTAGGTAATGTCTCTCTTTTGTAATTATGTTTAGGAGACTTTTCTTCAGGTGAATCTCCAGATGACTTTATTAGTGATGAAGAACCAACCATCTATGATAATGACCATGAAACACCTGATGAGTTAGACAATGATTCTCCTAATGACTGCCACATGGAGAACTACCACAATGTAACAGTGGAATTTGATGAAGAAGTGGCAGATGCTAAAGTGTGTCCTGGAAAAGCTGACTGCTCTTATCGTTATTTTATATCGGCAAGATCATTCTACCAAGCTCGGGTTAGTAAGCCTTTTCTATATATAGTACCATATAAATATCCTTGTGTCAGCAGGTAACAATGTATATAAATGCTCATTAGGTGATTGTTACAATTGTATtaattaaagggactctaaacccaaatgttttcattcatgattcagaaagagcatgcaattttaagcaactttctaatttactcctattatcaagttttcttcgttctcttgctatc is a genomic window containing:
- the LOC128639545 gene encoding proteoglycan 3; the encoded protein is MSHLFFLLLVVGAISAQESGDFSSGESPDDFISDEEPTIYDNDHETPDELDNDSPNDCHMENYHNVTVEFDEEVADAKVCPGKADCSYRYFISARSFYQARRACRCRRGQMSSIHRQSTNSLLARTARRANRRTTFAWIGARKGWWKCSYYFVDGTRFDYTNWACGYPKANGRWCIAINVRTGKWVSLRCHTRLPFFCTI